TGCTACCAAGGCAAATACATATAATTGGTGGCCCCACGACAGTATGCTACCAAGGCAAATACGCTTCTTCGATGCCTTAAAAACCAAACATAAATCTGGAATTTTTTTCAATGCAAAAAAGATGGAAATTATTCACTTACTATCCTGAGCTGTGACGCAACACACTTTCtgcaggtcttttttttttttgttaaccgCAGCTATACAGCCCAGTTTtgttgcatttttatttttaggcAAGCCATTTGTGCTTTAAGTGGAAGACACAAACCTGGGTGCTAGGCTGTTGCCAGTCTCCCGTCACTTGCACCCTCGCGGTGCCCATACTACAGAGACCTACCCTCCCTCCACTGCATGGTATGGCAGTGCCACACCATTCCTAAACTCCAACCCATCTCTGACCCGACCGAAGTCGCCTGGGAAGAGAAACTGATTGATGCCACCACCACTGGTCAGCGATATCTGGTCCCCTgggcaggggcagcagcagccgcctaCGACTAAGGGCACCAACCGCAAGAAGTCGTAAACTCACTTACTTTGAATAATCATTTTTATGACCACCCCTACCACAAACCTGTGCTAAGTGCTTAGTTGACCCTGCACGAGCAGCACAAGAACAcaggtgaaaaaaaattgaagtatGCCAGATTCCTCATTcgttttccctttttttctttccttcttttcctgcCCTGTTGTCAAACAACCTGCTTTCCTTGGAAAGCTGGCACTGCATGGAGTTGGGACATGCCCCATTCCACACAGGAGCGTTTGTGACAGGCACGCACCTCAAAGCATCGCTTCCTCCACTGCTTGGGCCTGCCCGGTGGCAGGAAACCGCCGGAGGACTTCTGACGCTCCAGCGCTGCCTGGTCACGCCGCTCCTCACGCTCGATGATGCGCAACGCTGTCACCACCACCTGCAACATGTGCGGCCAATGGCACACGACTCCATCTCAACTCAGGGCAAAGACACTAAGCGGCGATATATGGGTGGGCAAGCTCCCCAGCGACTCAATCGTAAGCAGGTGactgtatcatcatcatcataataataacAATGATGATCGCTGACCAGGCTATGTCAACTGTGGGAAAAGGGCCTCTCCCGTTCATCTCCAATATTATCAGCCTAGTCCAGTGTCAGCTCCTGGCCACATTATTTTCCTAATCTCCCTTAATCTTAGGGAAATTCCTAATCTTGTCTCCCCATCTGACTCTCTGCCACGCCTGGCTGTGTTCCCCATTGCTAGTATAATCCACGCTGAAATCCAGGGTTcaacggaaacccgtctggtcgggtatgttcctggcggaaaatcttcaagtgCCGACCAatttgtgaacaaggcccccagAAGCTgaggccgaaacgtcatctttttaacgtttggtcggcgcttgaaggtTTTCCGCCATAATCCACGCTGCTACCACAAAAGGACCATTAGTTGCTCCACTGGCATCACTTAAAAAAACCTAAGTAGTGACGGAGCTGCATACAGAGGTGGTACAAAGAACACAAGTTTCTGATGGAGTGCTTGTTACGTATTCCGCTAATACACTAGTCCACCCTGCTATTGCATTCTGCAGCAATGTGCAGCCACGAACAAGAGTTTGTGGGATGCGGGCTCatgggaaaaaaatttattcccgAGCCGTTGGACAAATCACTTCAGTGATTTGTACTAAAATACAAGAAAACATCCGTGCTCCATCCTCTGGAAGAAGAGAAACTGAGTGACTACCAAGGCAAATTCGTATCTCACAAACGTTTCCCCAGAAGTGTATATGTAAGCAAGCTCCTCAGTGGcttttttgcttgcgtgttttgttTTTCAACAGATGCATTAGACATTAATATACATGGATTACCCCGTGGTATTCCCatatgaccactaaataatttaccACTGATTCTCTTCTTGACGccgtttcggtttcggtttcaacaacctaAACCCTAATGATGGCTGCGACATGCAAGAAGGGCTTAGGTCACaagaggcatggaaaaaaaaactgctatataATCACTGAAACttttaagccagcctgcttcaagagctgggaTGACAGCAAATGACATATCAGCAGTCATATTGCCATTTTTATCATACCTCGTGTGATACAAGACACTTCTTACATGTAAATCCAATTCTTACTGCCACAGTATGTGCATCACAAAAATTGGAGACGATTACAATAGTCAGTAATGATAGGTTTGAGCGCAGGTCTTCACAAGTCACCtgtcaccgctggcaggtggcatgtTACGCTGCTAGCTACCCTCCTGTATCATCCCTGCTACTTGGACAACCAGTAacgctcacaacgccgatgcaGAATGGGGGAACGTGCACCtaagagctgcgctgtaaaaaaaTCACACCCTTCACCCTGTACCCTCCATGCTGCTGACCTGCGGTTCCTTGCGCACCGAATTGAGCGTCCTCTTCAGCACCAACCAGATCTGCTTGCCCAGGTCTTCTGACAGCTTCTCCACATCTGCAAAGTACTGCTTTAGCATGTTGCGATCTGTCACGCTCTGGTTCGGAAGCTTGTGCAGCTCGAAGAGCAGGTCGTCCCGGGAGTTCTCCAAGTCTGACAGAGCCTGGTGTGCCAGCAGCAACTTGTCGTTGGCGATCAGCTCCTGCGTCTTCTGCACGCTGCCCGGGACGTTGAAGATGTGCTTGAGGTTCTCGATGGCCGCACCATACTGTGAGTGGCGGatgctctcttctttcacttcctgcgGCATTGAAATAACATACAAAAATGGAGAAGCATAAGCTTTGAAACGTAAAAAGATTAACACTTTGGAGTCATTGAATGGGACACTACCATAAAAAAATACTCTCTTAAACCATTTTCTCAATGAAAATTTAAAGACGCATTTTAATAATCCTTGAGGTAATCCGTGCCCAATCTAATTATGAGACCCACAAGAATGCAGACCTAGACGTGGGCCATGTAAGTAAATCTTAGTTCTCTCTAATGCCAGCTCTCTCCTTAATCTCTCCAGGATGAGCTATGCATCTTAAAATATAGAAACGACCATGGTTTTGCTTGGAaaagcttttgtttcaaaattACGAGGACGCTTATCATTGTTATGCATTATACTAGGTTAGAAGTGCCTCCAGTGGGCTACACAATATTTTACAGTGAAAGCTGTTACAGCTTTGGTTTATCCATATAGCTCTGCATTCTACCGCAAAATCGACAGCGTCAGCTGTAAGaccttaattaattaatttaactgAATTAATAGAAATTAATCTAAGTTCATTCAAttcccacctgccacggttggcaggcagccaagtggagaaaggaaaatcCCCCTCTGCACATTTAGGGAAGAGGAAGGAGAGGGCTAGATTTGCCTTCATTGATTTGCATGAGCACAGCTAGGCTTTCTCTTATAGCTGACGATATAGATTCCACGGCCATGTGCAGGACTAAATCGCTAAACTAAAGCtatataacagctttcgctgagtaACGTGCTAAGCTGGTAAGCTTAGCTCTAAAAATTGCGTGAAAAGTAGCTGTGCTTTTTACTTTCACTTATTGCTGAAGGAAACTTCTGAATTTGGTGGAAAGATAAAACCAACAGAAGTAAGCATTTAATTGCCGGAAAAATAAGAGATGAGAACACGCTTAAAGATGGAAAGGTACCATTTGTATTTTAAAGTAGAAGTGcaaaaataaggaaaagaaaaacttCCTGAGAACCAGAACCTTACTCTTCAGTTTGATACTGCTTATTTACCATATTCCCCACTTTCTGTCTGTTATTTCCCACTTTTGTGTAGTTTGTTAGTGCACTTGCTCAAGCCACAAGACCTGAACCAACTCAACATGCTTTGTCCATAGTGCCACAGGCCATATCCTACTCCGTCAGTAGTAGCCCAAATACTGCCTGAGTACAACACTGCACTCTACAGCAGCTAGCGTTGCTGACATCTTCTTTGTCTCTGAAGGCAAATTTTGTCCCTGGTCATCATTTGCATACCACGTTGTTGGAAGAGTTGCAACCATTTGGGGTTTCCATTTTTGAATACTGTGCAATGTGTGCTTTCTCAACCTGGATGCAGAGGGGCAGCTGGCTCTGTAGCAATGTTACGGCTAAATGCAGAACAGTGACTTGTCAGAATTGTCAGCTTGCCAGCAATTTAAGCACGAACAGACACTCGCAATAGGGGCACCATGATTCCTCTCTATGAAGGAAGGACTGCAAGAGCTGCTTCTTTTTCATAGCCGCTGATGTGCAATCAAGTCTGCAAATAAATctttaaataaaacaaaaagttgCCATTacctaaaaaaacattttttttgggcCGAAGGCAAAAATATTTCCCTCCCTGTCTTAGGCGTGAAGCACAAGTGAATTGCCACAGGGTTTGAGGAGTGAAGTAGTAAACGAAACCAAGGAGAACTTTAAACGAGGCGCTACAGCCCAGCATACAGTTGCGAGAGCTTTACCTCAGAGAACAGTGTAGCTGGTGTCACATTTCAGAGCACACTACCAGATAGCACTGTGGCACTGACCTGCTGTAAAGCAATCTGTGGCTGCAGCTGCCCTCAGCAACAAGCTAAATTGGCACTATTTCGAAATTACAGCAAAACAATATGCTACAACAACGTAACTGCTTCCGGAAGTGTTTGCATGTAGTTAAGAGGAATGCCAGAACACTGCCCTTTCCCAAGCCGAAGACAGCAGCACTGAGAGGTGTCTTCCTCCGTCTTTCCCCAGACCTACCCCATGTCCTTTCACACATTTCCTTTCGCTGCCATGACATTTCGCATTGCTATTTATCAGCTGCAGCGCGACACACATATACAAACTTAATCGTTTTCTTGTTCTACGTCCAGCCGATTTCGAGTCTCCGGCCGTGTTTAGAAGGGCGGGATGCTTGGGATTGATGTGCTCTGCGCACAAACACGCAAAGCCTGCACCCACACCTGCAAGCGCTCGGTGAGCGCAGGAAGCGCCTTGAAGATGTCCTGGATGTCCTCGTTGAGGTTGCGCTGGACCTCCATGAGGTCGTTGGGGATGGACTTCTGGAGCGTGAGCGCAGTCCGGAAGCCGTCCAGCTGGGACTGGAGCGCCGTCTTGAGCATGGCCTCGACGGACGCCTTCTTGCGGCTTACGCGCTTCTTGTACTGCTGCACCTTCTCCAGTTGCTCGGGCATCTGCAGCATCGTGGTGATGTGCTTGATGGCCGTCGCCTTGGCCTCAGCTTCGAGCGCGTTCACGTCCATGGTGTCAGGTACGGGACGAGCGTCTGCTCGCAAAGTCTACTTCCCTTCCGGGGTCCGGTGCGTCTGTCAGAGAGCAGCCGACAACCCAGCGGCTGCTGCCATTCTCTCGGGCAGctcctgcggctgctgcttgtgcCTTTGCCACTTGACGCACATGACAAAACTTCGACGGATCGTAACGCGAAAATGTAGGAAGTAAGGCGAAATCAAGACCAACGCCCCCACTTTCTAGTAGGGCATGCCGGTGTGTCCTAAATAAGAGCTAAGCATGTTCACTCTACGCGCCCTAAATGTTAGAAGCAAAGAACACAGCCAGGGAAGAGGGCGCTGATGTCGCAAGTTGCCTAATTTTGACCGAAAGTTCCTGTATGTTTATTTTGGTTAAATAACGCTACTGATTGCAGTCCTCAGACGCCAAGCGGCTGGTGGAGTTTGTACCAAACGCTGAACGAGTCCTCCGGGTACAAGAAGCAGCGTGAGATAAAATGAGCAATTTTAATTTTGGAGGAGCTCCTCTTCCATCTTTCTGCTAACAGAACGATCCGATTGTGCGGCATCGTTCTCTTCGTAATTTCTTCTTGCAGTAGTAGGTGACGGCTAGGGGACTAATAATTAAAGCAGAAGCAGGAAACACGCTAGAAAGGAACACTGCAATGCCAGGAGAACGGTTCACGTTAGGAGAGACGTTACATTTCTATATTATGTGGGGTCATGCATCATGTACCCAAATTATCGCGATGGAGATAGATCGCAACAGATTCGCGCAGCAGGCAGACTGCGCCCTGAAATATTCTGtgctgaaagaagaaaataacagCACCATATTATAACCATATGCCGATAAATACCGAAAGTTAGGCGAATTGGTTAATTAATGTTCATAGCCGTGAATTGTCCTATCTTCCTGTCCGTCCGTCGCATTTCCTTCGCGCTACAATTGATGTATGCCCCTCGACCAAACCCAGCCAGCCGACCCAGATTCGCAAGAAAATGAAACACACGCGCCACTACTGAATTTGCCATAAAGGAGCTGTTAGACTCCACTATAGTTTTATACACTATCGATGAAATGATGGTGCTGATAATGATGAGCCTGTTCGCTATTAGGAGAGCATGCTGCCGGGTTGAGTCCAATGAACCACTTAAAAACGCAAAGACCATTATCGAAGGTCACTGGTTATTCTTTGCAAATTAAGCGTGATCTGCAACCAGAAATGTTTGTACTGTGGTCCGGAGCACCGTAGTTCTGAGTTTCATTTTCGCAGCGCGATACattaagagtttttttttttttttaagtagtagTGCTAACTTAAACATTAAACATTATTTTCGTCAGAATGTTTTATGGTTGTTACTGTCTCTTACAGCGCATAGCCACTAGCTCTGCTGAATCATCCGAGGCTCGTCAGGCCCGGAGCCACGTACTAAGCGGCGTCTGAGCGGCAACGACACGCTCTTTCTTCCACCCccgctctctccctctctccttgGCAGCGTCCCCATCTTTGGCTTTTGCGCCGCCATCTCGGCTCGCGGAACACTCGTGGTCTTTTCTCACGCCGCACGCCGCAGCTCACAGCCATGGCCCCACCGTGCTACGCCGACTTGGGCAAGCAGGCGCGCGACCTGTTCAACAAGAACTACCACTTCGGCGTCGTTAAGCTCGACTGCAAGTCGACCACCCAGACGGGCGTCGAGTTCAACGTGAGCGGCACCAGCCTCAATGACACCGGCAAGGTGAATGCCTCGCTCGAGACCAAGTACAAGATCCCCGAGTACGGGCTCACGCTGAAGGAGAAATGGAACACAGACAACACGCTCTCCACGGAGGTCTGCTCCGAGGAGAAGCTGGCGCGGGGCCTCAAGGTGGCCTTCCACGCCAACTTCGCGCCGCAGACGGGCAAGAAGTCGGGCGCACTGCGGACGGCCTACAAGCTGGACAACGTGCACCTAAACGGTGACGTCGACCTGGGCCCTCCCGGCCCCATCGTGCATGGCGCCGCGGTGCTGCACTACCAGGGCTGGCTCGCCGGCGGCCAGGTCTCCTTCGACACGACCAAGAATCGGCTGAGCAAGACGAACTTCGCCGTCGGCTTCCAGGCGGGCGACTTCGCCGTCCACACGAACGTGAACGACGGCCAGGAGTTCGCCGGCTCCGTGTTTCAGCGGGTGAACCCGAACCTGCAGACCGGTGTGCAGCTGGCCTGGACAGCCGGCACCAACGCGACGCGCTTCGGCCTGGGCTGCGTCTACGACCTGGACCAGGAGACGTCGGTGCGCGCCAAGGTGAACAACTCGGGCCAGATCGGGCTCGGCTTCACGCATCGCCTGCGACCGGGCATCAGCCTGACCCTGTCCACCATGCTGGACGGCAAGAACTTCAACCAGGGAGGCCACAAGCTCGGACTGGGGCTCGACCTTTCGGCGTGATTCCCCTCGCCTAGCAACCTCCGCAATTTGCTATTAGGCCCAACAAACGCACCACCACGTCGCGTGACTCGACCGACCCCaccttgtttttttgtttctccCGGGGAAAAGAAGTTTGATTTTTCTAGTAAACAACGGGACTGCGCAATAGCGGAAAGTCTTGTCTGCATTttcaagtttttttacatcacaGTATTTCTCAATCTTGTCACGTGGCGAGTGCACAGGGAAGTGTGCATTCTAGAATACATTGGTAAATATTATATAACGTCTCaaccgctattttttttttcggtgtctcTCGAGTGAAAATAGTGGTCTAGTTGTTGAGTGACTGAAGAGCTGTAGGTGTCGTTGTGCTTTCTTTTATTACATTTATTCCTGCATCTCCTAGGAGAGGCGCTGAAAATGGAAATAAAACTGTTCTATAAGCTCAGCAGCATTTTTCTGTGCCATTGCTTCTGTGAAACACCTTCCCAGTGACCTTGTGTACTGAGGTGCACAGTATGCACACTGTCAAGATGTCTGGTATGCATCATGCTGAAGTTGCAAAAATGATCTTGGTAGCAAACAGCCTTGCTTAGCGTGGAAGTTTCAAGCAAATTGTGCTCTGCATCGTAGCATGCCACACCGAGCTTTTTCATGAACTGCAATACATTTTCTAATGGCACAGATTGGAATATGAGCAGCTCTGAAGGGAAGTACCGAAAGCTTCTGTGATACACTTTACAAAAATCAAATAGAAACTGCAGGAACTAGACAGCCAGCAACAGTGACATGGCATTTTGTTTGCATTTATTTTGGCCCAATCTGTTATAGTAGTTATAAGCCCATACTATATCATTTTAGAAGTACTGAACCTAGCTCATGTCAGCTTCAAATCTTGGAAGCACGTGAGGCATGGAAGGACTGGATAAAGTCGAAACTGAATTATATGTGGAGCATTGAGCTGGGTATGCTCCCTACTCtactgcaaagaaaaaataaaagctcaAACAGAAGCCTCATCACTCAAACTTGTCGTGTAAGCATGCTTTGTTCTTGCATCACTCACACCCTCAAGCTGTCTGGCCGCAGTTCACCCAGTAAACTGCTTGCTGGACTCCAGCTGAAGATGTCCTTCAGCAGCTGCTTGGCTTCTGCTGACCTCTCAAGAAATTGGATCGCAATTGCAGATCTAAAACAATCGTAGTAAATATTTAGTTTCATTTACTTCTGCTCTTTGCATTAATTTCTCGTCTCCCTCAAAGCTTGGCCAAGGTTCTTTGATCACCTAATgaaacaagcgaaaaagaaaaaacgccgTTTAATTGCAGCCAGAGCAGTTGCTTAAGAACATTTGAGGTGCCGATTAGTACGTTCATTGCGTAGCTTGGAAGGGGCATACACCTCACAGGAGCACTTGAGAATCATTTCagtgaacaccacaaattaaaaaaaaagatcccCTACGCTCCTTAGTTTTGGCGACTTGGATTCCTTCATATATGTTATAACAAGCccctctttttccttcccttttgtCTGTACAGTTGAGTAAGTTAGCCATGCCATGGTCTGATGGCAAAATAAGATAAATATCATAAACTGCCTCTATTTCACTGCATAGCTAGACGTGCCGACAGGGCACCTGCTTGAATGTGTGTATGCAGTGAGATCATGACTCCAGATAGCACAGCAGGGTATGTGCAACTCACTATGCCCTACAAGAAGGGCCATAGTCACATGTGATGTGTATTTTTGAGTGCGAACTGCGCTGCACTACAACTTGGATGTTTTGCAGCTTGCAAAGTGGATTGACAATGCCAGCTGCAAGGTAAGCACAGTATGGCTTTATTCCTCTTTCTTGTCGTCGCCACCCTTCTTCTCCATGCCTTCACGGTGTTTCCGCTGCTTCTTTGTTTCGGCTTCATCGATTGGAGCGGGCTTCACAAACGGGATCAGCTCACGATATGCTGCAAGGTGCAAGCAAAGAGCAATTCATTAGCAGGCATTCAGGTGATTATTGCAAACAAAGTGTTCAATGCAACTAAAGCACTATAAGCTAAAGATTAGCCTAATTCTACCAGGCAGTATTATTGgaggaacaaaaataaaacattcaacTGTCTTACCAATGCCAACAGCTGTAAGGATGAATGTTTTACAGCGGAGAACTGAGCAGCATTTAACAATACGAAGGAAACTAAAGCAAACTTCTGACATCAGATCAGGTTAGGTTAtgaacaaagaaaaatatttttttgttttttaggaaaggaaatagcgcagtaactgtctcacttcttgatGGACACTTCTACTGCTCCATGAGAGAGAAAGATGCAagtgaacaaagaaagagacagtGTAGTGGAGGGttttggaataattttgaccacctggggatctttgtaatgtgcactgacatcccacaacaCATGAGAGcattttgagtttcgcctccatcgaaacccaaaAGGCAcccgcccgtgtgttgtgcgatgccagtgcacattaaaaggTACAGTAATTTCCTTACCCTCGATGTACACGTGAACCACACCATGGAGGAAGTTTCTACTTCAGAGGTCGTTAGCTTAACAAGTGGCAACACCCCTTTTAGCATCACTTTTTAAGACCCCAGAGGGAAAGGGGACAGATTTAAAATTTAGCTCCAAAATTTGCTCCAATTTAGCATGCAAGACAGGCTCCTTGAAGTGCTCACAACATCACATCAAAGCAATTCACATTTAA
This portion of the Amblyomma americanum isolate KBUSLIRL-KWMA chromosome 10, ASM5285725v1, whole genome shotgun sequence genome encodes:
- the LOC144106940 gene encoding non-selective voltage-gated ion channel VDAC2-like, encoding MAPPCYADLGKQARDLFNKNYHFGVVKLDCKSTTQTGVEFNVSGTSLNDTGKVNASLETKYKIPEYGLTLKEKWNTDNTLSTEVCSEEKLARGLKVAFHANFAPQTGKKSGALRTAYKLDNVHLNGDVDLGPPGPIVHGAAVLHYQGWLAGGQVSFDTTKNRLSKTNFAVGFQAGDFAVHTNVNDGQEFAGSVFQRVNPNLQTGVQLAWTAGTNATRFGLGCVYDLDQETSVRAKVNNSGQIGLGFTHRLRPGISLTLSTMLDGKNFNQGGHKLGLGLDLSA